In the genome of Actinomadura graeca, one region contains:
- the sucD gene encoding succinate--CoA ligase subunit alpha, which produces MAIWLTENSKIIVQGITGSEGSKHGRRMLASGAQVVGGVNARKAGQTVDFDGTTLPVFGTVAEAMAETGADVSVVFVPPKFTKDAVVEAVDAGIPLCVVITEGIPVHDTAYFWAYAESKGNKTRVIGPNCPGIASPGKSNAGIIPADITSPGRIGLVSKSGTLTYQMMYELRDVGFSTCVGIGGDPVIGTTHIDALKAFQDDPDTDAIVMIGEIGGDAEERAAAYIEQHVTKPVVGYVAGFTAPEGKTMGHAGAIVSGSAGTAQAKKEALEKVGVRVGKTPSEAAVLMREIMKNL; this is translated from the coding sequence ATGGCCATCTGGCTCACCGAGAACAGCAAGATCATCGTGCAGGGCATCACCGGCTCCGAGGGCTCCAAGCACGGCCGCCGGATGCTCGCCTCCGGCGCGCAGGTCGTCGGCGGCGTCAACGCCCGCAAGGCCGGTCAGACGGTCGACTTCGACGGCACCACCCTCCCGGTGTTCGGGACCGTCGCCGAGGCGATGGCCGAGACCGGCGCGGACGTGTCGGTCGTCTTCGTCCCGCCGAAGTTCACCAAGGACGCCGTCGTCGAGGCCGTCGACGCGGGCATCCCGCTCTGCGTCGTCATCACCGAGGGCATCCCGGTGCACGACACCGCCTACTTCTGGGCGTACGCGGAGTCCAAGGGCAACAAGACCCGGGTCATCGGCCCGAACTGCCCCGGCATCGCCTCCCCCGGCAAGTCCAACGCGGGCATCATCCCGGCCGACATCACCTCGCCCGGCCGCATCGGGCTGGTGTCGAAGTCGGGCACGCTGACCTACCAGATGATGTACGAGCTGCGGGACGTCGGCTTCTCGACCTGCGTCGGCATCGGCGGCGACCCGGTCATCGGCACCACCCACATCGACGCCCTCAAGGCGTTCCAGGACGACCCGGACACCGACGCCATCGTCATGATCGGTGAGATCGGGGGCGACGCCGAGGAGCGCGCCGCCGCCTACATCGAGCAGCACGTGACCAAACCGGTCGTCGGCTACGTCGCCGGGTTCACCGCCCCCGAGGGCAAGACCATGGGCCACGCCGGCGCGATCGTGTCCGGCTCCGCCGGCACCGCGCAGGCGAAGAAGGAGGCCCTGGAGAAGGTCGGCGTCCGCGTCGGCAAGACCCCCAGCGAGGCGGCCGTCCTGATGCGGGAGATCATGAAGAACCTCTGA
- the sucC gene encoding ADP-forming succinate--CoA ligase subunit beta has translation MDLFEHQAKELFAEYGVPVPTGKVAHTPQEARAIAAELFAAGSSKVVVKAQVKTGGRGKAGGVKLADTADEAETLAGQILGMDIKGHTVHKVLVEEGSAIAQEYYFSFLLDRANRTFLSICSVEGGVEIEEVPHDRLGLVPISPLTGVDRAKAREIAEAGRLPQEALEGAAELIERLWAVFTDEDATLVEVNPLILTADGQVKALDGKVSLDDNAAFRQEHDKLEDKAAADPLEAAAKAKDLNYVKLDGSVGIIGNGAGLVMSTLDVVSYAGEGLGGQRPANFLDIGGGASAEVMADSLEIVLSDTDVKSVFVNVFGGITACDAVANGIVAAYKLLADRGESVNRPLVVRLDGNNAELGRTILSDAGLTGVQQVDTMDDAARRAAELAAAGA, from the coding sequence GTGGACCTGTTCGAACATCAGGCGAAGGAGCTCTTCGCCGAGTACGGGGTACCGGTGCCCACCGGCAAGGTCGCCCATACTCCCCAGGAAGCCCGGGCCATCGCGGCGGAGCTGTTCGCCGCGGGAAGCTCGAAGGTCGTCGTCAAGGCCCAGGTGAAGACCGGTGGCCGCGGCAAGGCCGGCGGTGTGAAGCTGGCCGACACGGCCGACGAGGCGGAAACGCTCGCCGGCCAGATCCTCGGCATGGACATCAAGGGCCACACGGTCCACAAGGTCCTGGTCGAGGAAGGGAGCGCCATCGCGCAGGAGTACTACTTCTCGTTCCTGCTCGACCGCGCGAACCGCACCTTCCTCTCCATCTGCTCCGTCGAAGGCGGCGTGGAGATCGAGGAGGTGCCGCACGACCGGCTCGGGCTCGTCCCGATCTCGCCGCTGACCGGCGTCGACCGGGCCAAGGCCCGCGAGATCGCCGAGGCGGGCCGCCTCCCCCAGGAGGCCCTGGAGGGCGCCGCCGAGCTGATCGAGCGCCTCTGGGCCGTGTTCACCGACGAGGACGCGACGCTCGTCGAGGTGAACCCGCTGATCCTCACCGCGGACGGCCAGGTCAAGGCCCTCGACGGCAAGGTCTCCCTCGACGACAACGCCGCGTTCCGCCAGGAGCACGACAAGCTGGAGGACAAGGCCGCGGCCGACCCGCTGGAGGCGGCGGCCAAGGCCAAGGACCTCAACTACGTGAAGCTGGACGGCAGCGTCGGCATCATCGGCAACGGCGCCGGCCTCGTCATGTCCACCCTGGACGTGGTCTCCTACGCCGGTGAGGGGCTCGGCGGCCAGCGGCCGGCGAACTTCCTCGACATCGGCGGCGGCGCGTCCGCCGAGGTCATGGCGGACAGCCTGGAGATCGTCCTGTCGGACACCGACGTCAAGTCGGTGTTCGTCAACGTGTTCGGCGGCATCACGGCCTGCGACGCCGTCGCCAACGGCATCGTCGCCGCCTACAAGCTGCTCGCCGACCGCGGCGAGAGCGTCAACCGGCCGCTGGTCGTCCGGCTGGACGGCAACAACGCCGAACTCGGCCGCACGATCCTCAGCGACGCGGGGCTGACCGGCGTCCAGCAGGTCGACACCATGGACGACGCGGCGAGGCGCGCCGCCGAACTCGCAGCGGCAGGTGCATGA
- a CDS encoding glycoside hydrolase family 15 protein, translating to MTDERPAPRGMRRFRRAAALLVAATLVATTGSTIPNGSGPGWASPGLVGGGGWPVTGAPLSPAEAPGASYLPGSSVVRLADGRVRLVPFGTETSVLVPPDDPQVTAAVRTDNAWLADGTVPGDGFAERGRYGDRYRDMATRALLDLRLLTRPNGASLASWYGAWRYCWPRDSAFAAAAFTVTGHLTEARRVLRFLARVQHEDGLWAARYRPDGTAVADGRDPQLDSVGWVLWAGWLYRAQTPPGEDLPELWPMVQRAADHLTRSLDTEGLPPPSSDYWERDRGREQDPRRPTLGVVGPVLAGLRAAAALADGYGGGTKAARWRTAADRVSAAVTRQFAPYGYPRSPVRGGLMDTSVTFIAPPFAPSDPSVTTAVADAAGKQALPNGGVLPGERWAGNKLVAWTPETALFGLNAAASGRIDEALGRLDWLTVHRTSLGALPEKIGETGRPAGVAPLGWTASLVVLTLSALKRPLPIPPVG from the coding sequence ATGACGGACGAGCGCCCGGCGCCGCGCGGGATGCGCCGCTTCCGGCGTGCCGCCGCGCTGCTCGTGGCCGCCACGCTCGTCGCGACCACCGGCTCCACCATCCCGAACGGCTCCGGACCCGGCTGGGCCAGCCCGGGGCTCGTCGGCGGCGGAGGCTGGCCCGTCACCGGCGCCCCGCTGTCACCGGCCGAGGCGCCCGGGGCCTCCTATCTGCCGGGCAGCTCCGTCGTCCGGCTCGCGGACGGGCGGGTCCGGCTCGTCCCCTTCGGGACTGAGACGTCCGTGCTCGTCCCACCGGACGATCCGCAGGTGACGGCGGCGGTGCGGACCGACAACGCCTGGCTCGCGGACGGCACCGTCCCGGGCGACGGGTTCGCCGAGCGCGGCCGCTACGGGGACCGCTACCGGGACATGGCGACGCGGGCGCTGCTGGACCTGCGGCTCCTCACCCGCCCGAACGGCGCGTCCCTCGCGTCCTGGTACGGGGCGTGGCGGTACTGCTGGCCGCGCGACTCCGCCTTCGCCGCCGCCGCGTTCACCGTCACCGGCCACCTGACCGAGGCGCGCCGCGTCCTGCGGTTCCTGGCCCGCGTCCAGCACGAGGACGGCCTGTGGGCCGCCCGCTACCGGCCCGACGGGACCGCCGTCGCCGACGGCCGTGACCCGCAGCTCGACTCGGTCGGCTGGGTGCTGTGGGCGGGCTGGCTCTACCGCGCCCAGACGCCGCCCGGGGAGGACCTCCCGGAGCTGTGGCCCATGGTGCAGCGGGCCGCCGACCACCTCACGCGCTCCCTGGACACCGAGGGACTGCCGCCGCCCTCGTCCGACTACTGGGAACGCGACCGCGGTCGCGAGCAGGATCCGCGCCGTCCCACGCTCGGCGTCGTCGGCCCGGTCCTCGCGGGGCTGCGCGCCGCCGCGGCCCTCGCCGACGGCTACGGAGGCGGCACGAAGGCCGCCCGGTGGCGGACGGCCGCGGACCGTGTCTCCGCAGCCGTGACCAGGCAGTTCGCCCCGTACGGCTATCCGCGCTCTCCCGTCCGCGGCGGGCTGATGGACACCTCAGTGACCTTCATCGCGCCGCCCTTCGCACCGTCCGACCCGAGCGTGACGACCGCCGTCGCGGACGCCGCGGGCAAGCAGGCCCTGCCGAACGGCGGCGTCCTGCCGGGTGAGCGCTGGGCGGGCAACAAGCTGGTCGCCTGGACGCCCGAGACGGCCCTGTTCGGCCTCAACGCCGCCGCTTCCGGACGGATCGACGAGGCTCTCGGGCGCCTCGACTGGCTCACCGTCCACCGCACGTCGCTCGGCGCCCTCCCCGAGAAGATCGGCGAGACGGGCCGTCCCGCCGGAGTCGCGCCCCTCGGCTGGACGGCGTCACTGGTCGTCCTCACCCTGTCCGCGCTGAAGCGCCCACTCCCCATCCCCCCGGTCGGCTGA
- a CDS encoding sulfite exporter TauE/SafE family protein, whose translation MHAEQVLLLLSAAASAGWVDAVVGGGGLIQLPALLLLNPGQPVATALATNKLGSLAGTSSAAVAYLRRTKPDLHVAGPAAVMAVCFAAVGALCAAAISSDVLKPVIMVVLLTVAAIVVLKPDLGRVPAPVLRTRRRVAAAVLVPGAVIAFYDGLVGPGTGTFLVIAFTTLLGMDFVTASATSKIINTGTNLGALLVFAAQGHVLWAIGLAMAACNVVGAQAGARMAISRGSGFVRAVLLCVVTALVAKLGYEQFT comes from the coding sequence TTGCACGCCGAGCAGGTGCTGTTGCTGTTGTCGGCCGCCGCGTCGGCGGGCTGGGTGGACGCTGTCGTCGGTGGCGGCGGGCTGATCCAGTTGCCCGCGTTGCTCCTGCTCAACCCGGGGCAGCCGGTGGCGACGGCGCTCGCGACGAACAAGCTCGGGTCGCTTGCGGGCACCTCGTCCGCAGCCGTCGCGTACCTGCGCAGGACGAAGCCCGACCTCCATGTCGCGGGCCCGGCGGCGGTGATGGCGGTCTGCTTCGCGGCCGTCGGGGCGTTGTGCGCGGCGGCGATCTCCTCGGACGTGCTGAAGCCGGTCATCATGGTCGTCCTGCTGACGGTCGCCGCGATCGTGGTGCTCAAGCCGGACCTGGGCCGTGTCCCCGCGCCGGTGTTGCGGACCCGGCGCAGGGTCGCCGCGGCCGTGCTGGTCCCCGGCGCCGTGATCGCCTTCTACGACGGGCTGGTCGGGCCCGGTACCGGGACGTTCCTGGTCATCGCGTTCACCACGCTCCTCGGCATGGACTTCGTCACCGCCTCCGCAACATCGAAGATCATTAATACCGGCACGAATCTCGGCGCGCTGCTGGTGTTCGCGGCGCAGGGGCATGTGCTGTGGGCCATCGGCCTCGCGATGGCCGCGTGCAACGTCGTCGGGGCCCAGGCGGGGGCGCGGATGGCGATCAGCCGGGGGAGCGGGTTCGTCCGGGCCGTCCTGCTCTGCGTGGTCACCGCGCTCGTCGCCAAGCTCGGTTATGAGCAGTTCACCTGA
- a CDS encoding MaoC family dehydratase has product MTITRALGGDFAAPIDDRYFEDYVTDTTYEYGHIRVDEKDILEFARRFDPQPIHIDSAYAEKGPFQGIIASGWHTGSIMMRLFADHVLSRVASMASPGVDELRWPAPVRPGDELRLRVTIVEARPSRSKPDRGLVRTRAELLNQDDKVVLDTLPMSILRRRPVT; this is encoded by the coding sequence ATGACGATCACGCGCGCGCTCGGCGGCGACTTCGCGGCCCCTATCGACGACCGGTACTTCGAGGACTACGTCACCGACACGACCTACGAGTACGGCCACATCCGCGTGGACGAGAAAGACATCCTCGAATTCGCCAGGCGCTTCGATCCTCAGCCGATCCACATCGACTCCGCCTATGCGGAGAAGGGACCATTCCAGGGCATCATCGCCAGCGGCTGGCATACCGGCTCGATCATGATGCGCCTCTTCGCCGACCACGTCCTGTCCCGTGTCGCCAGCATGGCCTCTCCCGGCGTGGACGAGTTGCGCTGGCCGGCCCCCGTCCGCCCGGGCGACGAACTCCGCCTCCGCGTGACGATCGTCGAGGCCCGTCCGTCCCGCTCCAAGCCCGACCGTGGCCTCGTCCGCACTCGCGCCGAACTCCTCAACCAGGACGACAAGGTCGTCCTGGACACCCTTCCCATGAGCATCCTCCGCCGCCGGCCAGTGACCTGA
- a CDS encoding ATP-binding protein yields the protein MAGDGETRISVGGAFEGQLVVGDNNVVVNSGGAAEVVVRHEPMPAPRPRSRPAGTPLRFDEPDLLGRDGELDRIGRLLDERTPVQVTGPSGTGKSALLRAAATRREAAGTDVIYLSAAGEDVDDVLQDLFQACYDTRDFKPARSQLRRLMGTINALIVVDDFAASDAPSGLADGSVATGSSGTPNGPDNPNGPAAQDDSGGGTGLAKLLDALPGCGLLVSTARPLPWDGETIELGGLPEDSAVELLVREVRRECSEDERRLAERFANSVDGHPAAIVQAAAALRSAAVTDVPADQNTLASALATGLGDAARAVLATLRAAEGVAVPTPLIADLTEELREDDATETLRRLETAGLVVQEGNGYSLSGPLARKVTRDDPPTEPGRRAAVLAAWARSAGVDDVAAVGPLVVAVLERAFEEGHYAAARDLAKAAAPALCVTLRWGAWRRVLALGRQASRALRASEDEAYFDQQEHLRRKALTRGALLGAAVGTALLAGKHLGTASATKGAGSTAPKSLLAKPSILGACATVVVGGTIAAMGLVWTPSSSNGALTSPTTRVGLPESSLSSAPNDNRNGGKGNGSGNGSSGGQNQGDNGQQRNGSKGGSNCVAEQPKPHDFGEFKPRDDRYNAEHGTVWTFPVCDRRLDGPNWTIRGGEGHFRKAVDDTCDSGIIQPGSRCLLALTFDPGPIPNKSYQATVVLPGLGLSGGSAAPQEITLLGSTGAADPTPASISLTVTGKGEIDVSRNGGMLGRCSRSSCPNFMAEVGDRITLTPIGNASDPSTGQQTWPSPCPAGTPSDRPCELVVTGNTSMTVQVN from the coding sequence ATGGCCGGAGACGGAGAGACTCGGATCAGCGTTGGCGGCGCTTTCGAAGGCCAGCTCGTCGTCGGTGACAACAACGTCGTCGTCAATTCAGGCGGGGCCGCCGAGGTGGTGGTCAGGCACGAGCCCATGCCCGCGCCCCGGCCGCGGAGCCGTCCCGCCGGAACGCCGTTGCGCTTCGACGAACCCGATCTCCTCGGACGCGACGGCGAGCTGGACCGCATCGGGCGGCTGCTCGACGAGCGGACTCCCGTCCAGGTGACCGGGCCTTCTGGAACCGGCAAATCGGCGCTATTGCGTGCCGCAGCCACCAGGCGTGAGGCCGCCGGGACGGACGTGATCTACCTCTCGGCCGCAGGTGAAGACGTAGACGACGTCCTCCAAGATCTGTTTCAGGCGTGCTACGACACCCGTGACTTCAAGCCCGCGCGGTCCCAGCTTCGGCGCCTGATGGGAACGATCAACGCTCTCATCGTCGTGGACGACTTCGCCGCCTCCGACGCTCCGAGCGGGCTTGCAGACGGCTCGGTCGCCACGGGCAGCTCGGGCACCCCAAACGGGCCCGACAATCCAAATGGCCCGGCTGCCCAAGACGACTCGGGTGGCGGCACCGGCCTAGCAAAGCTCCTGGATGCGCTGCCCGGCTGCGGGCTCCTGGTCTCGACCGCGCGCCCATTGCCGTGGGACGGCGAGACGATCGAACTCGGGGGCCTGCCGGAGGACTCCGCGGTCGAACTGCTCGTGCGCGAGGTCCGCCGAGAATGCTCGGAGGACGAGCGACGGCTCGCAGAGCGGTTCGCCAATTCGGTGGACGGTCATCCCGCTGCCATCGTGCAGGCCGCCGCCGCCCTACGGTCGGCCGCTGTCACAGACGTTCCCGCCGACCAGAACACGCTGGCCAGCGCCCTGGCCACAGGTCTAGGCGACGCGGCTCGCGCCGTCCTGGCCACCCTGCGCGCGGCCGAGGGGGTCGCCGTACCGACGCCACTCATCGCCGATCTGACGGAAGAACTCCGCGAGGACGACGCGACGGAGACCCTCAGGCGACTGGAGACCGCCGGCCTCGTCGTCCAAGAAGGGAACGGATACAGCCTGTCCGGCCCTCTCGCCCGGAAAGTCACGCGCGACGATCCTCCGACGGAACCGGGACGCCGCGCCGCGGTGCTCGCCGCCTGGGCACGGTCGGCGGGCGTGGACGACGTCGCCGCGGTAGGACCGCTCGTGGTCGCCGTCCTGGAAAGGGCCTTCGAGGAGGGTCACTACGCCGCCGCCCGGGATCTGGCCAAGGCCGCCGCTCCGGCCTTATGCGTGACGCTGCGCTGGGGGGCGTGGCGCCGCGTCCTCGCACTGGGGCGCCAGGCGTCCCGCGCCTTACGCGCCTCCGAGGACGAGGCGTACTTCGACCAGCAGGAACACCTGCGCCGCAAGGCCCTCACCAGGGGCGCGCTCCTCGGCGCAGCGGTCGGGACGGCATTGCTGGCGGGCAAGCATCTGGGAACCGCAAGCGCGACCAAGGGCGCTGGGTCCACAGCGCCCAAAAGCCTGCTGGCCAAACCGTCCATTCTCGGAGCGTGCGCCACTGTGGTGGTCGGCGGCACGATCGCGGCGATGGGGCTCGTGTGGACGCCGAGCTCCTCGAACGGCGCCCTGACCAGCCCGACGACGCGCGTCGGCCTCCCCGAGTCGTCACTGTCGTCGGCACCGAATGACAACCGGAACGGCGGCAAGGGGAACGGCTCCGGGAACGGCAGCTCGGGCGGGCAGAACCAGGGTGACAACGGCCAGCAGAGGAACGGGAGCAAAGGCGGATCCAACTGCGTCGCCGAGCAGCCCAAGCCTCACGACTTCGGCGAGTTCAAACCCCGCGACGACCGCTACAACGCCGAACATGGCACCGTCTGGACGTTCCCGGTATGCGACCGGCGCCTCGATGGGCCCAACTGGACGATCAGAGGCGGCGAAGGACACTTCCGCAAAGCCGTAGACGACACCTGCGACTCCGGGATCATCCAGCCGGGCTCGCGTTGTCTCCTTGCTCTGACCTTCGACCCGGGACCGATCCCCAACAAGAGCTACCAGGCGACCGTGGTCCTCCCCGGTCTGGGGCTTTCCGGCGGCTCGGCCGCCCCCCAGGAAATCACCTTGCTGGGCTCCACCGGCGCGGCAGACCCGACACCCGCCTCCATTTCGCTGACGGTCACGGGCAAGGGCGAAATCGATGTCAGCCGCAACGGCGGGATGCTCGGCCGCTGCTCACGGAGCTCATGCCCGAACTTCATGGCCGAGGTGGGCGACCGGATCACCCTCACCCCCATCGGTAACGCATCCGACCCCTCCACAGGCCAGCAGACGTGGCCGTCCCCTTGCCCCGCGGGCACACCAAGCGACCGCCCGTGCGAACTCGTCGTCACCGGCAACACGTCCATGACCGTGCAGGTCAACTGA
- a CDS encoding HNH endonuclease signature motif containing protein, with translation MTFFELEVAVHRGVFARGLEYCWNMCSRVMDLDGASTGELVDALASIAAELAQRSAPDSPAACLQLAESLAAATDRCESALAGFVACVDTHGEAKRHGYPSTHAWLRSRLGMRDARAKERLTVARHGHRLPAVASRWATGTLTYGQAATIAAAVARLDDHDCAAAETILLDLTDQGYSAGKLAAIGFRIREVIAERDGTESPDAESRRGYERSWIDSTRSLDGGRYIKGWLNAEDAAIWDGTLGPLAKPSGADDRRDLSERMAAALTGVLSGGHTATKVTVICDLDTLTGGTAPARLSDGTPIPAVQARRIALAAGVSPLILGRGHLPLYLGHRHRFASSGQRQVLETLYPTCAVVGCEVPGILCEVDHVDGWVLSHSPTDIDKLALACGWHNRYKHANPRQVTISRSSDGLYSYRLRPPENDRTHPTGPAAAPEPAAASATAAAATATARAPASVPRVQRRRDRRVPRNPARTARRTGAP, from the coding sequence GTGACATTTTTCGAGCTCGAAGTGGCCGTCCATCGGGGGGTGTTTGCGAGAGGGCTCGAGTATTGTTGGAACATGTGTTCGAGGGTGATGGATCTGGACGGGGCTTCCACCGGCGAATTGGTGGACGCTCTGGCCTCGATCGCCGCCGAGCTGGCCCAGCGATCCGCGCCAGACTCCCCGGCGGCGTGCCTGCAGCTCGCCGAGTCTCTCGCCGCCGCGACCGACCGCTGTGAGAGTGCCCTGGCCGGATTCGTCGCCTGCGTCGATACCCACGGCGAAGCGAAGCGCCACGGATACCCCAGCACCCACGCATGGCTGCGCTCCCGACTGGGGATGCGCGACGCCCGCGCCAAGGAACGCCTCACCGTGGCCCGCCACGGCCACCGGCTTCCAGCCGTCGCCAGCCGCTGGGCGACCGGAACGCTGACCTACGGCCAGGCCGCCACCATCGCCGCCGCCGTCGCCCGTCTCGACGACCACGACTGCGCCGCCGCCGAAACCATCCTCCTGGACCTGACCGATCAGGGATACTCCGCCGGGAAGCTCGCCGCGATCGGGTTCCGGATCCGCGAAGTCATCGCCGAGCGCGACGGGACCGAGTCGCCTGATGCCGAGTCCCGGCGAGGCTATGAGCGGTCCTGGATCGACTCCACCCGCTCCCTGGACGGCGGCCGCTACATCAAGGGCTGGCTCAACGCCGAAGACGCCGCGATCTGGGACGGAACTCTTGGCCCCCTGGCCAAACCCTCCGGGGCCGACGACCGCCGAGACCTGTCGGAGCGGATGGCGGCGGCGTTGACCGGAGTGCTGTCGGGCGGCCACACCGCTACCAAGGTCACCGTCATCTGCGATCTCGACACTCTCACCGGCGGTACCGCCCCCGCCCGCCTCAGCGACGGCACGCCCATCCCCGCCGTACAGGCCCGCCGCATCGCCTTGGCGGCCGGGGTATCGCCGCTGATCCTGGGACGAGGGCATCTCCCGCTCTACCTCGGGCACCGCCACCGGTTCGCCAGCAGCGGGCAACGGCAGGTACTCGAAACGCTGTACCCCACCTGCGCCGTCGTGGGCTGCGAAGTGCCCGGGATCCTCTGCGAAGTCGACCACGTCGACGGCTGGGTACTGAGCCACAGCCCCACCGACATCGACAAGCTCGCGCTCGCCTGCGGATGGCACAACCGCTACAAACACGCCAATCCCCGGCAGGTCACCATCAGCCGCAGCTCGGACGGTCTCTACAGTTACCGTCTCCGACCACCCGAGAACGACCGCACCCACCCGACCGGTCCGGCCGCCGCACCCGAACCCGCCGCTGCATCCGCAACCGCGGCCGCCGCAACCGCCACCGCGAGGGCACCGGCCTCCGTCCCCCGCGTCCAACGCCGACGCGACCGCCGAGTTCCACGCAATCCGGCCCGCACCGCGCGCCGGACAGGCGCACCGTGA
- a CDS encoding DUF4360 domain-containing protein, which yields MITAVGALGLSVLIASPAPADTTDAPDAAAPENVTIDVASVNGSGCPAGTTTVTNDKSSFTISYSDYLVYAGGDASPTNSRKNCQISLRVRAPGYTYAIRGLEHRGFAGLQADAVGTQRANYYFQGSQENRTITRNIKGRYFGEWRVNDRLENNELLYKPCDEERNLNVNTELRVTPGSDDSKVSFVAADSTHGSETYHFAWRRCN from the coding sequence ATGATCACGGCAGTCGGCGCCCTCGGCCTGTCCGTCCTGATCGCCTCCCCCGCTCCCGCGGACACGACTGACGCCCCTGACGCGGCGGCGCCCGAAAACGTGACCATCGATGTCGCGAGCGTCAACGGCTCCGGCTGCCCGGCCGGGACGACGACGGTGACCAACGATAAATCCTCGTTCACCATCAGCTACAGCGACTACCTGGTCTACGCCGGTGGTGACGCCTCCCCGACGAACTCCCGGAAGAACTGCCAGATCAGCCTGCGTGTCAGGGCACCCGGCTACACCTACGCGATCCGCGGGCTCGAGCACCGCGGCTTCGCCGGGCTGCAGGCCGACGCCGTCGGCACGCAGCGGGCGAACTACTACTTCCAGGGCAGCCAGGAGAACCGGACCATCACCCGCAACATCAAGGGCCGCTACTTCGGTGAGTGGCGGGTCAACGACAGGCTCGAGAACAACGAGCTGCTCTACAAGCCCTGTGACGAGGAGCGCAACCTCAACGTCAACACCGAGCTGCGTGTGACCCCCGGCAGCGACGATTCCAAGGTCAGCTTCGTCGCGGCGGACTCGACACACGGCAGTGAGACCTACCACTTCGCGTGGAGGCGCTGTAACTAA